The genomic DNA CGACGTCGACGAGCGCCGCCTCGAGCTTTCTCGTCAGATCGGCGCGGCCGAGACGGTGTTCAACTCGAGCGGCGACGGCTGGGCCACACACGCGCCGGACGAGACCTTTGACGCCATCCTCGATGTAGCCGGTGTGCCCGGCATGGAGGACAAGCTGATCAAAGCCGCGAAGTGCCATGGCCGCGTGCTCTTCATCGCCGGGCGCGACAAGGTCGAGTACACGTTCAACTTCGGCCAGTTCCGCGAGATCACCATCAGACAGAACGGCCACTTCGACAACGACGACCTGGCCAACGTCTGCCGCCTCGTCGCGCGCGGTCTTGTGCGGATCGGGCCGCTCCTCCAGGACGTCGTCCCCGTCGCCGACGCGAAACGCATCTACGACACGCTGCGCGACGCGCCGTCGGAACTCCTCGGCACCGTTTTCGATTGGAGCTGACCCCATGTCCCGCCAACCGCTCAAGGTCGCCGTCGTCACCGGCGGCCACATGTACGACGTGCAGAACTTCCACCGTCTCTTCCGGCGCCTCGACGAGTTCGACGTCTACATTCAGCACATGGACGACTTCGCGTCGTCCGACGAGCAAGTGCGCGACTCGTACGACGTCGTCATCTTCTACACGATGCTGATGGACACGCCGCCCGATGAGGACCGCTGGCCGCACGGCAACCCGCGCGCCGCCGTGGAACATCTCGGCGCGACGAAGCAGGGCCTCCTCGTGCTCCATCACGCCATCCTCGCGTATCCGCAATGGCCGGCGTGGAACGCGCTCGTCGGCATCCCCAAGCGCGACTTCCAGTTCTTCATCGGCGAGAAGG from Verrucomicrobiota bacterium includes the following:
- a CDS encoding ThuA domain-containing protein, producing the protein MSRQPLKVAVVTGGHMYDVQNFHRLFRRLDEFDVYIQHMDDFASSDEQVRDSYDVVIFYTMLMDTPPDEDRWPHGNPRAAVEHLGATKQGLLVLHHAILAYPQWPAWNALVGIPKRDFQFFIGEKVHVEIADPAHPITRGLRAWDMTDETYTMLEPGDDSHVVLTVEHPKSMKTIGWTRQHGRSRVFCLQSGHDNATWENAGFRAVLERGILWCAGRI